ATTGACGTGGAACGTTTCGTCATCGCGCCAAAATATCGTATCAACGGTACCATCCGACTCGAATCGGAACTTGAGTTCGAGCACGGTGGCACCGGCAGCACCATGGAATTCGACAAATTTGAAGAGTTCGGGGAATTTGAGACAGAAATTGAGAAAGGCGGTGAAGTGATCGTTGAAAAACTCGCCGCCGTTTTCTCCTTCCAGCCATCCTTCAACCTCCGCGTTGGACACATCATCGTTCCAGTAGGACTCGTCGCGAAACGGCACCGACCACAACACTACTTTACAACAACGCGTCCGGAAGCGGAGACACACCTCATCCCGACGATTTGGCACGAAACCGGTGTTGAAATCTTCGGTTCACTCGGTTCACTGAACTATCAAGCACAGATTATCAACGGATTGGATTCAACCGGCTTTAGTTCCCGGCACTGGATAGTTCGTGGACACCAACTGCGATTTGAAACTGTGAATGCTGAAGCACCTGCGTTCGTTGGACGACTCGATTACACGTTTAACGAAAACGCGACCGTCGGTATTTCCGGCTACTACGGCGACACTGCAGTGAACCGACCGAAACCTGACGTGGATTTCGATGCACACGTCGGGATCGTTAGTTTTCACGGATTCTATGAGGTGAACGCGGTGAAGGTA
This portion of the Candidatus Poribacteria bacterium genome encodes:
- a CDS encoding autotransporter outer membrane beta-barrel domain-containing protein, which gives rise to MSILLSVSAIAESNPFSVSGYGVINYSHFDWELDPDRRAAIDVERFVIAPKYRINGTIRLESELEFEHGGTGSTMEFDKFEEFGEFETEIEKGGEVIVEKLAAVFSFQPSFNLRVGHIIVPVGLVAKRHRPQHYFTTTRPEAETHLIPTIWHETGVEIFGSLGSLNYQAQIINGLDSTGFSSRHWIVRGHQLRFETVNAEAPAFVGRLDYTFNENATVGISGYYGDTAVNRPKPDVDFDAHVGIVSFHGFYEVNAVKVRGLFLWGTLENADLLSKVNRTLSNNLNVKRTPIGSAALGWYVEAGYDILSFFRRPNNNAEHPDLKDSPSDKALDVFARYDYYDTMASVEGIIFDNPRWERRTWTFGINYHIHPKMVFKSHYSLRRLATKDKNRENTFALGFGFQY